Proteins encoded by one window of Porphyromonas vaginalis:
- the nqrE gene encoding NADH:ubiquinone reductase (Na(+)-transporting) subunit E, translated as MDYLSLFFKSIFVDNMIFAYYLGMCSYLAVSKDVKTSLGLGLAVTFILTCTLPINYLLETYVFKAGALSWLGAEFASVDLSFLSLIVFIAVIASFTQLVEMVVERYSPSLYNSLGIFLPLIAVNCAILGGSLFMQQRDFINTGMATVYGLGSGIGWMLAIVGLAAIRERLAYSNIPKPLRGFGITLIVTGLMGIAFLSFSGVKL; from the coding sequence ATGGATTATCTAAGTCTATTTTTCAAGTCGATCTTTGTCGACAATATGATCTTTGCCTACTACCTAGGTATGTGCTCTTACCTAGCTGTATCCAAAGACGTCAAGACCTCACTGGGATTGGGGCTGGCAGTAACTTTTATCCTTACCTGTACACTACCGATCAACTACCTTCTGGAGACCTACGTCTTTAAGGCGGGAGCCTTGAGCTGGCTCGGGGCGGAGTTTGCTTCGGTCGATCTGAGCTTCCTATCGCTCATCGTCTTCATCGCCGTCATCGCCTCCTTTACGCAGCTGGTAGAGATGGTTGTGGAGCGTTACAGCCCTTCGCTATACAACTCGCTCGGTATCTTCCTACCGCTCATCGCTGTGAACTGTGCGATCCTCGGTGGCTCGCTCTTTATGCAGCAGCGTGACTTCATCAATACAGGCATGGCAACGGTCTATGGCCTTGGATCTGGCATCGGTTGGATGCTAGCTATCGTTGGTCTAGCAGCTATCAGAGAGCGTCTAGCTTATAGTAATATACCGAAGCCTTTGAGAGGATTTGGTATCACGCTCATCGTCACTGGTCTGATGGGTATCGCATTCCTCAGCTTCTCAGGTGTCAAACTCTAA
- the nqrF gene encoding NADH:ubiquinone reductase (Na(+)-transporting) subunit F, which translates to MTLIIVSSVAVFLLVVLLLVVVLLVAKSKLIPSGNVHINVNDVKDLEVPMGGTLLNTLQNEGIFLSSACGGGGSCGQCRCRVVEGGGEILATEKGFFSRKEQMAHWRLGCQTKVKEDLKVIVPESVFGVKEWECEVISNKNVATFIKEFVVKLPEGEHMDFKSGSYAQIKIPKYEVKYSDYAVEDQFRGDWDKFNMWSLTAKNTEETVRAYSMANYPAEGNIITLNVRIATPPMDRVTHTWQNVPAGIASSYIFSLKPGDKVTMSGPYGDFHIHEDSDAEMLYIGGGAGMAPLRAQLLHLFLTEHTTRKVSFWYGARSRSEIFYEEDFRAIEREFPNFSFHIALSAPLPEDNWTGLTGFIHQAIYDNYLKDHEAPEDIEYYMCGPGPMSAAAITMLDNLGVPPEQINFDNFG; encoded by the coding sequence ATGACCTTAATAATAGTCTCGAGTGTAGCGGTCTTCCTGCTGGTCGTACTGCTCCTCGTCGTGGTACTCCTAGTAGCTAAGAGTAAGCTCATCCCCTCTGGCAATGTACACATCAATGTCAATGATGTCAAGGATCTAGAGGTGCCGATGGGTGGTACGCTCCTCAACACGCTTCAGAACGAAGGCATCTTCCTCTCTAGTGCCTGTGGTGGTGGCGGTAGCTGTGGACAGTGTCGCTGTCGTGTCGTAGAGGGTGGGGGAGAGATCCTCGCCACTGAGAAGGGCTTCTTCTCCCGCAAAGAGCAGATGGCACACTGGCGTCTCGGCTGCCAGACCAAAGTCAAGGAAGATCTGAAGGTGATCGTCCCCGAGAGCGTCTTTGGTGTCAAGGAGTGGGAGTGCGAAGTCATCTCCAATAAGAATGTAGCTACCTTCATCAAGGAGTTTGTCGTCAAGCTCCCCGAGGGCGAGCACATGGACTTCAAGAGCGGTAGCTACGCCCAGATCAAGATCCCTAAGTACGAGGTCAAGTACAGCGACTACGCAGTCGAGGATCAGTTCCGTGGCGATTGGGACAAGTTCAATATGTGGAGCCTTACGGCAAAGAACACTGAGGAGACCGTCCGTGCTTACTCTATGGCAAACTATCCTGCCGAGGGTAACATCATCACGCTCAACGTACGTATCGCCACACCTCCGATGGATCGTGTGACCCACACCTGGCAGAATGTGCCCGCAGGTATTGCCTCCTCTTATATCTTCAGCCTCAAGCCTGGCGACAAGGTGACCATGAGTGGTCCTTACGGAGACTTCCACATCCACGAGGACTCTGATGCTGAGATGCTCTATATCGGTGGAGGTGCAGGTATGGCTCCGCTACGTGCGCAGCTCCTACACCTATTCCTCACGGAGCATACAACCCGCAAGGTCTCCTTCTGGTATGGTGCACGCTCACGCAGTGAGATCTTCTACGAGGAGGACTTCCGCGCCATCGAGCGTGAGTTCCCGAACTTCTCCTTCCACATTGCACTCTCGGCACCACTGCCTGAGGACAATTGGACGGGTCTGACGGGCTTCATACACCAAGCCATCTACGACAACTACCTCAAGGATCATGAAGCTCCTGAGGATATCGAGTACTACATGTGCGGTCCTGGCCCTATGTCGGCAGCTGCCATTACGATGCTAGACAATCTAGGCGTACCGCCCGAGCAGATCAACTTCGATAACTTCGGCTAA
- a CDS encoding DUF3575 domain-containing protein: protein MIRKIVITIGLVLTIGFAATAQQVALKHNFAYDAILTPNLSLEFAMGKKFTLDTQFGWNSFVFNLDASKPNYSTTKWAHWMAQPELRYWFCDVFNGWFLGLHGHVGQMNVGGVNIPYPLILENKESIMKDHRYEGWFYGGGLSVGYQWVLSTRSSLEFSLGAGYARILYDKYPCQRCGTKVDEGKANYVGPTKATISYVFFFK from the coding sequence ATGATACGAAAGATAGTGATTACCATCGGCCTCGTCCTAACCATTGGATTTGCGGCCACGGCACAGCAAGTTGCTCTCAAGCACAACTTCGCTTACGATGCCATTCTTACGCCCAACCTCTCACTTGAGTTTGCGATGGGCAAGAAGTTTACTCTAGACACGCAGTTCGGCTGGAACTCGTTTGTCTTCAATCTCGATGCGAGCAAGCCCAACTACAGCACGACCAAGTGGGCACACTGGATGGCTCAACCAGAGCTTCGCTACTGGTTCTGCGATGTCTTCAATGGGTGGTTCCTCGGTCTACATGGACATGTAGGTCAGATGAACGTAGGCGGTGTCAACATCCCCTATCCCCTCATCTTAGAAAACAAAGAGTCCATCATGAAGGATCACCGCTACGAAGGGTGGTTCTACGGAGGTGGTCTCAGCGTAGGCTACCAGTGGGTACTCTCGACGCGCTCTTCGCTCGAGTTCTCTCTCGGCGCAGGTTATGCTCGTATACTATATGACAAGTACCCCTGCCAGCGCTGTGGTACTAAGGTCGATGAGGGCAAAGCCAACTATGTCGGACCTACGAAGGCTACGATCTCGTACGTCTTCTTCTTCAAGTAA
- a CDS encoding DUF3868 domain-containing protein, translating to MNIKISRLLILLSTLLFTVGGTLCAQQYSKAEETQTIALSAEHCTITRDIERNVLCINLDAAPYANVRSQQLVRITPVYVSADRSKSLRLPNIYVAGNARYKIIKRQHNLYNSDSLVKEIYSRPEGSVYARGIKDLPHMAYERPFESWMANGHMELEIDTYSCGNCPKGTLLAQGDPQSMPAFGPEDYKYNYIEPAATAFKEYAESFDANIQFVVDKHDLRKDFKNNAAELARLDQFVKKATKIEGAELHTVYIYGYASPEAPFDYNLALSDRRTKTLYNYVKDAHKALFSKVEVVAEGKGEDWDGLRKLIDASSMPERQTLLDIIDKYDTDTQREADIKALDGGKVYRDLLDNYYPKLRHTTFTMSYRVRPFEVSELAHIYSTNSKLLSLSELYTLANQKVARGENPVAIYRTAYEQNANDPVAKLNYANALLQYDKNAKEAYRVLSTIQSDSRAKLPTAIALDMMGRKAEAEKLYFN from the coding sequence ATGAATATCAAGATATCCCGCTTACTCATACTCCTCTCGACGCTACTATTTACCGTCGGAGGGACACTATGTGCTCAGCAATACTCCAAGGCGGAGGAGACACAGACGATTGCTCTATCAGCAGAGCACTGCACGATCACACGTGACATAGAGCGCAATGTGCTATGCATCAACCTAGATGCAGCTCCCTATGCCAATGTACGCTCACAGCAACTCGTACGCATTACTCCTGTTTACGTCTCTGCAGACAGAAGTAAGTCCCTAAGACTACCCAACATCTATGTAGCTGGCAATGCTCGCTACAAGATCATCAAGCGTCAGCACAACCTCTACAACAGTGATTCACTAGTTAAGGAGATATACTCACGCCCCGAGGGTTCTGTCTATGCACGAGGCATCAAGGATCTACCACACATGGCCTACGAGCGCCCCTTCGAGAGCTGGATGGCTAATGGACACATGGAGCTAGAGATCGACACTTATAGCTGTGGTAACTGTCCTAAGGGTACACTCTTAGCACAAGGTGATCCACAGTCTATGCCAGCCTTTGGTCCTGAAGACTATAAGTACAACTATATAGAGCCTGCTGCTACTGCCTTCAAGGAGTACGCAGAGAGCTTTGATGCGAACATCCAGTTCGTCGTAGACAAGCATGACCTTCGCAAGGACTTCAAGAACAATGCTGCCGAGCTAGCTCGTCTCGATCAGTTCGTAAAGAAGGCAACCAAGATCGAGGGTGCAGAGCTACACACCGTCTACATCTATGGTTACGCATCTCCCGAGGCTCCCTTTGACTACAACCTAGCACTCTCTGATCGTCGTACCAAGACCCTCTATAACTATGTCAAGGATGCTCACAAGGCACTCTTCAGTAAGGTCGAGGTCGTTGCCGAGGGCAAGGGCGAGGACTGGGATGGTCTACGCAAGCTCATAGATGCTAGCAGCATGCCTGAGCGTCAGACGCTTCTCGACATTATCGACAAGTACGATACAGATACGCAGCGTGAGGCAGACATCAAGGCTCTCGATGGTGGCAAGGTCTATCGTGACCTTCTCGACAACTACTATCCTAAGCTCCGTCACACTACCTTCACGATGAGCTATCGCGTACGTCCCTTTGAGGTCTCTGAGCTGGCACACATCTACTCGACCAATTCTAAGCTGCTAAGCCTCAGTGAACTCTATACGCTAGCTAATCAGAAGGTGGCAAGAGGCGAGAACCCTGTAGCTATCTATCGCACGGCTTATGAGCAAAACGCTAACGATCCTGTTGCTAAGCTCAACTATGCCAATGCGCTCCTTCAGTATGACAAGAACGCTAAGGAAGCATATCGAGTACTCTCTACCATTCAGTCTGACAGTCGTGCTAAGCTACCCACAGCTATCGCGCTTGACATGATGGGTCGCAAGGCTGAGGCTGAGAAGCTTTACTTCAACTAA
- a CDS encoding DUF2851 family protein: MQETWLHQIWGNRLYESLTFEPHPCIPDGVTPIVIDPGRYNTNGGPDFSNLKLRIGSLTWAGNGEIHCHATDWLRHGHQLDPAYNNVLLHIVLQDDGPISLQAGTPPITCRMQINPDLLAIAQQLTEAPQIPRCGEACSQLSEEVQADWFAQLTRERLDKKCLQIEAAMSFFKGDLAAVTHLFLMRYLGGKVNNDAFEQIARQLSPSILLKHKTAPLTLEALLLGMGGLLESDPISPEVGQYRERLSEEFTFLAHKYHLSPLPPGTIRMLRLRPSAFPHRRLAYLAALYYRSVNLPGELLRTSSLAHLEQLLTVTPTDYWQRHYHWGSETDAQLGTIGRATIESIAINVVIPLQYYLTQERDLLGLFLASDSLMSAHDLPAERNSVVRRFVHEGLRPRSAYDTQALLQLYGSYCEPRRCWLCPVGRTLLQSYGAMTLPPSVGEATHK, encoded by the coding sequence ATGCAGGAGACGTGGCTACACCAGATATGGGGCAATAGGCTCTACGAGTCGCTCACCTTCGAGCCACACCCCTGCATACCCGATGGGGTGACGCCGATCGTCATCGACCCAGGGCGATACAATACCAATGGCGGGCCCGACTTTAGCAATCTCAAGCTACGTATAGGCTCCCTGACCTGGGCGGGCAATGGCGAGATACATTGCCATGCGACAGACTGGCTACGCCATGGGCACCAGCTAGACCCGGCCTACAATAATGTACTGCTACATATCGTGCTGCAGGACGATGGTCCCATCTCTCTGCAGGCTGGCACGCCACCTATCACCTGTCGTATGCAGATCAATCCTGACTTGCTGGCCATAGCGCAGCAACTCACTGAGGCTCCGCAGATACCTCGCTGCGGGGAGGCTTGTAGCCAGCTTTCCGAAGAGGTGCAGGCCGACTGGTTTGCACAGCTTACGCGCGAGCGACTGGACAAGAAGTGCCTGCAGATAGAGGCGGCGATGAGTTTTTTCAAGGGAGATCTAGCAGCGGTGACCCATCTCTTCCTAATGCGTTACCTAGGAGGTAAGGTGAATAATGATGCTTTCGAGCAGATTGCTCGCCAACTCTCCCCGTCGATCCTACTCAAGCACAAGACTGCACCTTTGACCCTCGAAGCTCTACTCCTGGGCATGGGCGGACTGCTAGAGAGTGACCCGATATCCCCAGAGGTAGGCCAGTATAGGGAGCGACTGAGTGAGGAGTTTACCTTCCTAGCACATAAGTACCACCTGTCTCCCCTACCGCCAGGAACCATCCGTATGCTACGGCTGCGCCCGAGTGCCTTCCCGCATCGTCGGCTGGCTTACCTTGCAGCACTATACTACCGTAGTGTCAATCTGCCGGGAGAGCTACTCCGCACATCCTCTCTGGCTCATCTCGAGCAGCTGCTCACCGTCACACCCACCGACTACTGGCAGCGGCACTACCACTGGGGGAGCGAGACGGATGCTCAGCTTGGCACCATAGGACGAGCGACCATCGAGAGCATTGCGATCAATGTGGTCATACCGCTCCAATACTACCTTACACAGGAGCGTGACCTGCTCGGGCTCTTCCTAGCGAGCGACTCTCTGATGAGTGCACATGACCTTCCTGCGGAGCGTAACAGCGTCGTGCGTCGCTTCGTCCACGAGGGGCTACGTCCCCGCAGTGCTTATGACACGCAGGCACTCCTGCAGCTCTACGGGAGCTACTGCGAGCCGCGTCGCTGCTGGCTGTGTCCCGTAGGGCGTACGCTCTTACAGAGCTATGGTGCCATGACCCTACCGCCCTCTGTTGGTGAGGCAACCCACAAATAA
- a CDS encoding mannose-1-phosphate guanylyltransferase, with protein sequence MEHYYCVIMSGGVGSRFWPISRQSRPKQFLDFFGTGSSLLQDTYKRFLRIVPEDHIYIVTHADYVDLTLEQLPGLKRDQILTEPLRRNTAPCIAYACYHIQQRDPKASIVVAASDHVIMNEDNFVQTVSQALHFSSLHPYLLTLGIKPTAPETGYGYIQVDSSEKPLDGQYHKVKVFTEKPNREMAEIFVSCGEFLWNSGMFVWHVKTILDAFAKYMPEVSRLFTERASDFGTDREREAIEEIYPYCPSISIDYGVLEKADNVLVTPATFGWADLGTWGALYDQSSKDQTGNVTNHEKTRFYESMNNILYIDDPDLLAVVQGVDDCIIAKHGNVLLICKREAEQSIKNYVTDVEIEAGQDYI encoded by the coding sequence ATGGAGCATTACTATTGTGTCATCATGAGTGGCGGGGTGGGAAGTCGCTTTTGGCCTATCTCACGTCAGTCACGACCCAAGCAATTTCTAGACTTCTTCGGTACGGGGAGTTCACTCCTACAGGATACGTACAAGCGGTTCCTGCGGATCGTCCCGGAGGATCACATCTACATCGTCACCCACGCCGACTATGTCGACCTAACTCTCGAGCAACTCCCAGGACTCAAGCGTGACCAAATCCTCACCGAGCCTCTACGACGCAACACAGCTCCATGTATCGCCTACGCTTGCTACCATATCCAGCAGCGCGACCCTAAGGCTTCGATCGTCGTGGCGGCTTCGGACCATGTCATTATGAACGAGGACAACTTCGTCCAGACGGTCAGCCAGGCACTTCACTTTTCGTCACTACATCCTTACCTCCTGACGCTAGGCATCAAGCCCACGGCTCCCGAGACGGGATACGGATACATACAGGTGGATTCTAGTGAAAAGCCTCTCGACGGGCAATATCACAAGGTCAAGGTCTTTACCGAAAAACCCAATCGTGAGATGGCCGAGATATTTGTCTCCTGTGGCGAGTTCCTCTGGAACAGCGGTATGTTCGTCTGGCATGTCAAGACGATCCTAGATGCTTTTGCCAAGTATATGCCCGAGGTGAGCAGACTCTTTACCGAACGGGCTAGCGACTTTGGCACTGATCGTGAGCGGGAGGCGATCGAGGAGATCTACCCCTACTGTCCGAGCATATCGATCGACTACGGGGTCTTGGAAAAAGCAGACAACGTGCTGGTCACGCCGGCTACCTTTGGCTGGGCTGATCTAGGCACCTGGGGCGCGCTCTATGACCAGAGCTCCAAGGATCAGACGGGCAATGTGACAAATCACGAGAAGACCCGATTCTACGAGTCGATGAATAATATCCTCTACATTGATGACCCTGACCTGCTGGCAGTCGTGCAGGGCGTCGATGATTGTATCATCGCTAAGCATGGTAACGTGCTGCTCATCTGCAAGCGTGAGGCGGAGCAAAGTATCAAGAACTATGTCACCGATGTGGAGATAGAGGCTGGACAGGACTACATCTGA
- the rodA gene encoding rod shape-determining protein RodA codes for MPYLSKQRRSNLLMRLDWPLIILYLLMVAGGWLAICGATYDFTPGHLLEMGGRPMQQLIWISLALVLGGVVLLIDEDLFESGAPYLYIFFILLLIVTAIVAPDIKGSRSWLVIGPVRVQPAEFAKLGTALMLAYWLNRPEFKLTTLRGYLEVFAIILLPMAIIILQSETGSALVFCAFFLALYREGLSGAFLLLASLAVMLFVVALMLADVSWGATDASRLLICSIISVATILYLSSIVRWKPRERRILWIVSIVYFVGMYVSLRWLQIDYSYVALILMSCIILFCFVRALLHYSRTYLLVGIASLGLLAFSLSVEYVYNDILAPHQQMRIAVSLGIEQDPRGAGYNVDQAKIAIGSGGLTGKGFLQGTQTKLKYVPEQDTDFIFCTIGEEQGFAGSVGLLLLFLTMILRIMWRAERHPSTFGRVYGYCLACVLIFHLMVNVGMVLGLVPVIGIPLPFFSYGGSSLWGFSLMLALFLKIDASGKR; via the coding sequence ATGCCATACCTTAGCAAGCAACGACGTAGTAACCTCCTGATGCGCCTCGACTGGCCGCTCATCATCCTCTACCTCCTGATGGTGGCTGGGGGGTGGCTCGCCATCTGTGGAGCTACGTACGACTTCACACCGGGGCATCTGCTAGAGATGGGAGGCCGACCGATGCAGCAGCTGATATGGATCTCCTTAGCTCTGGTACTGGGCGGCGTTGTACTCCTCATCGATGAAGACCTCTTTGAGTCTGGAGCGCCTTACTTATATATCTTCTTCATACTCCTGCTCATCGTGACTGCCATCGTAGCACCTGACATCAAAGGCTCCCGCTCGTGGCTCGTCATAGGACCCGTCAGGGTGCAGCCCGCAGAGTTTGCCAAGCTAGGCACCGCGCTCATGCTCGCCTACTGGCTCAATCGCCCCGAGTTCAAGCTCACCACCCTACGAGGCTATCTAGAGGTCTTTGCGATCATACTCCTACCGATGGCAATCATCATCCTACAGAGCGAGACAGGGTCGGCACTCGTCTTCTGCGCCTTCTTCCTAGCACTCTATCGTGAAGGCCTCTCAGGCGCCTTCCTCCTCCTCGCCTCGCTGGCCGTGATGCTCTTTGTAGTGGCACTCATGCTCGCTGACGTTAGCTGGGGCGCCACCGATGCTAGTCGCCTCCTCATCTGTAGCATCATCTCAGTAGCTACGATCCTCTACCTCAGCAGCATCGTACGGTGGAAGCCCCGTGAGCGACGCATCTTGTGGATCGTCAGCATCGTATACTTTGTCGGCATGTATGTCTCTCTGCGCTGGCTGCAGATCGACTACAGCTACGTCGCACTGATACTGATGAGCTGCATCATCCTCTTCTGCTTCGTTCGCGCCCTGCTGCACTACTCCCGCACCTACCTCTTAGTCGGCATAGCCAGCTTAGGGCTGCTCGCCTTCTCGCTCTCCGTCGAGTACGTCTACAACGACATCCTCGCACCGCACCAGCAAATGCGTATAGCTGTGTCGCTCGGCATCGAGCAGGATCCACGCGGCGCTGGGTACAATGTGGATCAAGCAAAGATCGCCATCGGCTCAGGCGGACTCACAGGCAAAGGGTTCCTCCAGGGCACCCAGACGAAGCTCAAGTATGTTCCCGAGCAAGACACCGACTTCATCTTCTGCACCATCGGTGAGGAGCAAGGTTTTGCGGGCTCCGTTGGTTTGCTCCTCCTCTTCCTCACCATGATACTCCGCATCATGTGGCGAGCGGAGCGGCACCCCTCCACCTTCGGGCGGGTCTATGGTTACTGCCTAGCGTGCGTCTTGATCTTTCACCTTATGGTCAATGTAGGTATGGTGCTAGGATTGGTGCCCGTCATCGGCATCCCGCTCCCCTTCTTCAGCTATGGAGGCTCCTCGCTCTGGGGCTTCTCGCTCATGCTCGCCCTTTTCCTCAAGATCGACGCTTCGGGCAAGCGATAG
- a CDS encoding peptidoglycan D,D-transpeptidase FtsI family protein: MERPRHRLRIAVLPLIAIGIVVLYVIRLGYLQLVSSEYKERAMRNALYEEVIFPDRGVIYDRKGTLLVYNEPAYDLLVTTKELADTLDTPLLANLLHTSETELQERMAALRDRSINPGYSPFTPQLFWSQLTSEEAGFIQEQLFRLPGFTLRPRAVRRSDQPNAALLLGYLGESSPEELKADSTLALGQYVGKSGVERTYDKTLRGHNGVNLLLRDARGRIQGSYNDGADDIEAIPGEDLTLSIDIGLQSLGEKLLQGKRGAIVMIEPKSGEVLCLVSSPSYDVRLLQGKSLGKAHQQLVLQEGKPLFNRAIMGTYPPGSTFKPAMGALMLQEHLVTTSTLLSCARGYPRMRGRPACHGHASPLNLRSALTTSCNAYFCWGLHFLLDDRKRYPSVQDALNKWRDYMVDFGFGYKLGIDLAGENRGFIPNSSVYDRVYSRWNSSTIISLSIGQGEVLLTPLQMANLAAIIANRGYYYKPHVVRKIEHTPLDSIYRTPHHTVVSPAYWEEIAQGMHGAVLAGTCRRANFAPGEINVCGKTGTAENRFGKDHSAFIGFAPLEDPKVAISVYVENGGFGATYGVPIGRVMMEYYLRDGELSGASQAIAEQISRQKILYTHDT; this comes from the coding sequence ATGGAGCGTCCACGTCATCGACTACGCATCGCTGTCCTCCCGCTGATCGCCATAGGCATCGTCGTGCTATACGTCATACGCCTCGGCTACCTGCAGCTCGTCAGCTCTGAGTACAAGGAGCGCGCTATGCGCAATGCCCTTTACGAAGAGGTCATCTTCCCCGATCGAGGCGTCATCTATGACCGCAAGGGGACACTCCTCGTCTACAACGAGCCTGCCTACGACCTCCTCGTCACCACCAAAGAGCTCGCCGACACCCTTGATACACCTCTGCTGGCCAACCTCCTGCACACCTCCGAGACAGAACTACAGGAGCGCATGGCTGCACTGCGAGACCGCTCCATCAATCCCGGGTACTCGCCCTTTACACCGCAGCTCTTCTGGTCACAGCTCACCAGCGAGGAAGCGGGATTCATACAGGAGCAGCTCTTCCGTCTACCAGGCTTCACACTCCGTCCCCGAGCTGTACGTCGCTCCGACCAGCCCAATGCCGCCCTGCTACTCGGCTACCTAGGCGAGTCCAGCCCCGAGGAACTCAAAGCCGACAGCACCCTCGCACTCGGTCAGTACGTCGGCAAGAGCGGCGTGGAGCGAACCTACGACAAAACCTTGCGGGGGCACAACGGAGTCAACCTCCTGCTCCGAGATGCTCGTGGTAGGATCCAAGGAAGCTACAACGACGGAGCCGACGACATAGAGGCGATCCCAGGCGAAGACCTAACCCTCAGCATCGATATAGGGTTGCAGAGCCTAGGCGAAAAGCTCCTGCAGGGCAAGCGGGGTGCCATCGTCATGATCGAACCCAAGAGTGGCGAAGTGCTCTGTCTTGTCTCATCGCCCTCTTACGACGTGCGACTGCTGCAAGGCAAGAGCCTAGGCAAGGCGCATCAGCAGCTCGTACTACAGGAGGGCAAGCCACTCTTCAACCGTGCCATCATGGGTACCTATCCCCCAGGCTCTACCTTCAAGCCCGCCATGGGTGCCTTGATGCTTCAGGAGCATCTCGTCACCACCTCCACGCTCCTCTCCTGCGCTCGGGGCTATCCTCGTATGCGTGGACGACCCGCCTGCCACGGACACGCCTCTCCGCTCAACCTGCGTAGTGCCCTGACCACCTCCTGCAATGCTTACTTCTGCTGGGGACTGCACTTCCTTCTAGACGACCGCAAGCGCTACCCCAGCGTGCAGGATGCACTCAATAAGTGGCGAGACTATATGGTAGACTTTGGCTTCGGATACAAGCTCGGCATTGACCTAGCAGGCGAAAACCGTGGCTTCATACCCAACAGCTCCGTCTACGACCGCGTATATAGTCGCTGGAACTCCTCCACCATCATCTCCCTCTCCATCGGTCAGGGCGAGGTGCTCCTCACGCCGCTACAGATGGCCAACCTCGCTGCCATCATCGCCAATAGAGGATACTACTACAAGCCCCACGTCGTCCGCAAGATCGAACACACCCCTCTAGACTCCATCTATAGGACGCCCCACCATACGGTCGTGTCGCCAGCCTACTGGGAGGAGATCGCACAGGGGATGCATGGTGCCGTCCTAGCGGGTACCTGTCGTCGGGCAAACTTCGCCCCAGGCGAAATCAACGTATGCGGTAAGACCGGCACCGCCGAAAACCGCTTTGGCAAAGACCACTCCGCCTTCATCGGCTTCGCACCCCTCGAAGACCCTAAAGTAGCCATCAGCGTCTACGTCGAGAACGGAGGCTTCGGAGCCACCTACGGCGTACCCATCGGGCGCGTCATGATGGAGTATTACCTACGCGATGGCGAGCTATCGGGAGCCTCCCAAGCCATTGCAGAGCAGATCAGCCGACAAAAGATCCTCTACACACACGACACCTAA
- the mreD gene encoding rod shape-determining protein MreD, which yields MRLQMIWTTLGIVLLVLLQVEVFNYIQLFRYATPSVYLFALLLFSVDTPREWLTLIGALVGLSVDLLSGTPGLHMAALTLVGFLRNYLLAPVVDIESNLRRAPSMRIHGWGIWLVILEMVAIHQFVLFTLDSLGGFDWEYYALRLGSSLLLTYLIMMILQMLFLEHLPRHQS from the coding sequence ATGAGACTACAGATGATATGGACGACCCTAGGCATCGTACTGCTGGTACTGCTGCAGGTAGAGGTCTTTAACTACATACAGCTCTTTCGCTATGCGACCCCCTCGGTCTATCTCTTTGCGCTGCTACTCTTTAGCGTAGACACTCCGAGAGAGTGGCTCACGCTCATCGGAGCGCTCGTTGGTCTCTCCGTCGACCTCCTCAGTGGCACCCCTGGACTGCACATGGCCGCCTTGACACTCGTCGGCTTCCTGCGCAACTACCTCCTAGCACCCGTCGTAGACATTGAGAGCAACCTACGCCGCGCTCCCTCCATGCGCATACATGGCTGGGGCATCTGGCTTGTCATCCTTGAGATGGTAGCGATACATCAGTTTGTCCTCTTCACGCTAGACTCTCTAGGCGGCTTCGACTGGGAGTACTACGCTCTGCGGCTGGGTAGCAGCTTGCTCCTGACCTATCTCATCATGATGATCCTGCAGATGCTCTTCCTAGAGCACCTGCCACGGCATCAGAGCTAG